Proteins encoded within one genomic window of Oryza glaberrima chromosome 12, OglaRS2, whole genome shotgun sequence:
- the LOC127757711 gene encoding uncharacterized protein LOC127757711, giving the protein MAAATAAARDLAGDPPESTLLRVGGEVAWPDVYDRDDSLKENTNPKCILKTYGGGGGGNSSQRFSGNLKPTAAPIIGLSRKLGHGGGGGGGGGGGFRPPAIFPKKAKTGGGGRTPRAAVPDHEPGSPKVSCIGKVLSDRERARRHRRWSLETRPRGGGGGCCPGLGSLFVRRSRSRKNVVECVDDQSPPPPPPTAAALRRREEKAVLMTDEAAAAPAPALGGMTRFASGRRAADWAAEMEMDGHVARSGPL; this is encoded by the coding sequence atggccgccgccaccgccgccgcgcgtgacctcgccggcgacccgcCGGAGTCGACGCTCCTCCGCGTCGGGGGCGAGGTCGCGTGGCCGGACGTCTACGACCGCGACGACTCGCTCAAGGAGAACACCAACCCCAAGTGCATCCTCAAGacctacggcggcggcggcggcggcaactcgTCGCAGAGGTTCTCCGGCAACCTgaagccgacggcggcgccgatcaTTGGCTTGTCGAGGAAGCTGGGCCAtggcgggggcggtggcggaggaggaggaggggggttcCGTCCCCCCGCGATCTTCCCGAAGAAGGCcaagaccggcggcggcgggcgcaccCCGAGGGCGGCGGTGCCCGACCACGAGCCCGGGTCGCCCAAGGTGTCCTGCATCGGGAAGGTCCTCTCCGAccgcgagcgcgcgcgccgccaccgccggtggtCGCTCGAGACGaggccccgcggcggcggcggcggatgctgCCCGGGGCTCGGTTCCCTGTTCGTCCGCCGGAGCCGGTCGAGGAAGAACGTCGTGGAGTGCGTCGACGACCagtcgccgcccccgccgccgccgactgcggCCGCGCtgaggcggagggaggagaaggcggtGTTGATGACCgacgaggcagcggcggcgccggcgccggcgctgggaGGGATGACGCGGTTCGCgtcggggaggagggcggcggatTGGGCGGCtgagatggagatggatggCCACGTGGCGAGATCTGGGCCGTTGTAG